One genomic region from Saccharomyces cerevisiae S288C chromosome XI, complete sequence encodes:
- the HFL1 gene encoding Hfl1p (Vacuole membrane protein that interacts with Atg8p; functions in the vacuolar membrane recruitment of Atg8p to facilitate the degradation of vacuolar integral membrane proteins during early-stationary vacuole turnover (EVT), a general degradation process for vacuolar integral membrane proteins when cells enter stationary phase; null mutant is defective in stationary phase-induced vacuolar microdomain formation; homolog of S. pombe hfl1; homolog of human TMEM184), with product MENKLLCWWLYWPCVYSSIIATIISFYTITRHLLNYRKPYEQRLSIRILLLVPIFSVSCASGIIKPEAAQFYVDPIREFYEAFVIYTFFTFLTLLLGGERNIITVLSLNHAPTRHPIPLIGKICKPIDLSDPFDFLFVKKGILQYVWFKPFYCFGTLICSAWKLPKFEIFLNVFYNISVTWSLYSLALFWKCLYPELTPYKPWLKFLCVKLIIFASYWQSIIIQGLVVTGKLGTGNQDRTSGYVYKNGLLCIEMVPFAILHAVAFPWNKYTAFSIPYGARMKFIYALKDFLGCGDLIWDFKQTLFAGPLYYNYRNFDPEAMDLLSTRQQSGATMERLKHGLRFTDNGRNSYWVAYGSIDNNLVPESIEESWEDDIAGQRTFPEDPNYPVVHDYTMGHRYSRSMNDLRRDVQSRSSMAC from the coding sequence ATGGAAAACAAACTACTTTGTTGGTGGTTGTACTGGCCATGCGTGTATTCATCTATTATAGCTACCATAATATCTTTTTACACCATAACTAGACACTTATTAAATTACCGTAAACCATATGAACAAAGACTATCCATACGGATACTATTGCTCGTGCCCATTTTTAGTGTGTCATGCGCAAGTGGCATAATTAAGCCTGAAGCAGCTCAATTTTATGTCGATCCTATCAGAGAATTTTATGAAGCATTCGTTATTTACACTTTTTTCACATTTTTAACACTACTACTAGGAGGCGAGAGGAACATCATTACTGTTTTAAGCTTAAATCACGCCCCCACAAGACATCCGATACCGCTAATAGGTAAAATTTGCAAACCGATAGACTTATCTGATccttttgattttctttttgtcaAAAAAGGCATATTACAGTATGTTTGGTTCAAACcattttattgttttggTACATTGATATGCAGTGCATGGAAGCTACCCAAATTcgaaatatttttgaacgttttttataatatttcaGTGACTTGGTCACTGTATAGTTTAGCACTATTTTGGAAGTGTCTCTATCCGGAATTAACTCCTTATAAACCATGgttgaaatttttatgTGTCAAATTGATTATTTTTGCCTCTTATTGGCAGAGCATCATAATCCAGGGTCTAGTGGTTACTGGAAAGTTGGGTACGGGAAACCAAGATCGAACCTCTGGATATGTGTACAAGAATGGGCTCCTGTGTATAGAGATGGTGCCTTTCGCCATCTTGCATGCAGTAGCTTTCCCTTGGAACAAATACACAGCATTTAGCATACCTTATGGGGCCAGGATGAAATTCATTTACgctttgaaagattttcttGGTTGCGGTGATCTAATATGGGATTTTAAACAGACTTTGTTTGCTGGTCCCTTGTACTATAATTATAGGAACTTCGATCCTGAAGCCATGGATCTATTAAGCACTAGACAACAATCCGGTGCGACTATGGAAAGACTAAAGCATGGGCTAAGATTTACTGATAATGGAAGAAATAGTTATTGGGTGGCATATGGGAGTATAGATAACAACCTTGTTCCGGAATCAATAGAGGAATCATGGGAAGATGATATTGCTGGTCAGAGAACTTTTCCTGAGGATCCAAATTATCCGGTTGTTCACGACTACACGATGGGCCATCGATATAGTAGATCAATGAATGATTTAAGAAGAGATGTTCAAAGTAGGTCATCAATGGCTTGTTAA